Genomic window (Cryptosporangium minutisporangium):
CCGCAGGCTCACCGCCGACACCGTGGTCGAGGACGACGTCGGCGGCGCACACGCGGCCACCACCCACCTGGCCGGGCACGGCCACCGCCGGATCGCGTACATCGGCGACGAGGTGCAGATCGCGACGACCCGGCGACGGCTCGAGGGGTACCGTGCCGCGCTGGGTGACGCCGGCATCGAACCCGACGAGGGCCTGATCCGGTTCGCCGGTGCCGGCGGCGTCGCGGCCGGGGAGGACGCCGCCGCGCTGCTGGCCGGGCCGAATCCGCCTACCGCGATCCTCTCGTCGAACGCGAAGTGCTCGATCGCGATCGTTCCGGCACTGCAGCGCCTCGACCGAACCGACGTGGCGCTGGTCAGCTTCGGCGACTTCCCGCTGGCGAGCTCGCTGCGGCCGGCGCTGACCGTCGTCGACCAGAACCCGGAGGCCCTCGGCCGGTTCGCGGCCACCCGCCTGTTCGACCGGATCGACCAGCCCGGCCGGCGGCTTCGGCGGCTCACGGTGCTGCCGGTACGCCTGGTGGAGCGCGAGTCCTGCGGAACTCTTCATCCGGCGATCTGAACTTCTCGGGCGTCCCTCCCGTGCCTTCTCTACAGGACGGCACAGGAGGCCATGGTCATGACCGCCACGTTGAACCAGTACGTGCCGGCGCACGGGGTCAGAGCGCCGGCGGGTCGGGCTCCCGCGTTACGGATCGGGGCGACCCCGGTTCTGGTGGGTATCGGCGCCGGTGCCGTCGCCGTTCTCGGGCTCTGGTGGACGAACACCACGACGATCTCGGGGCTGGGTGACTACCTCACGCACGCCGGCCGGATCACTGGTCTGCTCGCCGGCTACGGGGCGATCATCCTGCTCGGGCTGATGGCCCGGGTGCCGGCCCTGGAACGGGGCATCGGCACCGACCGGCTGACCCGCTGGCACGCGATGGGCGGGCGCTACACCGTCAGCATGCTGGTCGCGCACGGGTTGCTGATCACTTGGGGGTACGCGGTCACGGCCCGCACCTCCGTGGTCGGGCAGGGCATCTCCCTGCTCCGCGACTACCCGGACGTGCTGTACGCGACGATCGGCGCCGCGCTGTTCGTCGCGATCGGCGTCGTCTCGGCGCGGGCGGCGCGCAAGCGGATGAGCTACGAGGCCTGGCACCTGATGCACCTCGGCACGTACCTGGCGATCGCGCTCTCGTTCCTGCACCAGTTCTCGACCGGCGCCGACTTCGCCGGCCACAAGCCCGCGCAGATCGCCTGGTCGACGCTGTACGGCGTGGTCACCGTCCTGCTGATCTGGTACCGCGTGCTCACCCCGATCCGGCAGGCGTTCCGGCACCGGATGCGGGTCGAGGGCGTGCGGATGGAGGGGCCGGACGTCGTCTCGGTCTACCTGACCGGGCGGCACCTGGACGAGCTCAAGGCCGAGCCTGGCCAGTTCTTCCGGTGGCGGTTCCTGACGTCCGAGGGCTGGTGGGCGTCGAATCCGTACTCGCTGTCCGCGCCGGTCTCCGACGGACGCCTGCGGATCACGGTGAAGGAGGCCGGGGGCCACAGCGCCCAGCTGGCCCGGCTGCAGCCCGGCACGAAGGTGATGGCCAGCGGTCCGTACGGCGCGTTCACCGGGGGCGTCCGGCGGCGTCGGAAGGTCCTGCTGATCGGGGCCGGCGTCGGCATCACCCCGCTGCGGACGCTGTTGGAGACGCTGCCCGGCCGACCCGGCGACATCACGCTGATCTACCGAGCCCGGCACATGTCGGACCTCGTGCTGCGGACGGAGATCGAGGAGATCGCGTTCGACCGCGGTGCCCGCGTGCACTACCTGGTCGGTACCCGCGAGCAGCTCGGCGGTGACCCGCTCGGTGCCGAACAGTTGGAGTGGCTGGTGCCGAACCTGCAGCACCACGACGTCTACCTCTGCGGGCCGGAGTCACTGACTGCCGCGACGAGGGAGGCGCTCCGCGAGGCCGGAGTGTCCCGGCGTCGGATCCACCACGAGTCGTTCGAGTTCTGAGTTCGGAGAAGGAGTTCTCTTCGTGCGTCGTTTTTTGTACGCCCTCCTCGGAACCGTGGCCGGCCTCGGGGGACTGATCGGGCTCAAAGCGAACCTGGCGCCGTCCGAGGCGGTCGCGGAGGCAGCGGCACCCCCGCCGGCGGTCGCCGCCGACCCGACGGNNNNNNNNNNNNNNNNNNNNNNNNNNNNNNNNNNNNNNNNNNNNNNNNNNNNNNNNNNNNNNNNNNNNNNNNNNNNGGGGGCCCCCCCCGACCCCACGGCCCCGGCCGACGCTCCCGCGGGCGACGCCCCGGCGGCCGACGCCGGCCCGGCGAAGACGGCGACCGGGAAGCTCGCCACCAACCAGTACGAGTCGCTCCAGGTCAAGGTCACGGTCTCCGGCACCAAGATCACCAAGGTCGAGATCGCCGCGCTGAACCCCAAGGACAAGAAGTCGGAGCAGATCGCGACCGGCGCGCTTCCCAAGCTCCAGCAGGCGACGCTCGATGCCAACAGCGCCGACGTCGACACGGTGTCCGGCGCGACGTACACGACGAAGAGTTACAAGGAGTCACTGCAGAGCGCCCTCGACGAGGCGGGCCTGTGATGCTCACCGCCGCCGCTCCCGCCAGCCCGGCCCTCCTGGCGACGCTGGCGCCGGCCGACCGACGGGGGATCCCCGCCGAAGGCGGCCAAGTCCCTTCTCCCGCGCGTCGCGTGGAGGAGTGCATGGGGACGGTGTTCTCGCTCGACGTCCGCGGGGCCGGCGTTCCGGCGCACGTGCTGGACGCCGCGATCGAGTGGCTGCACTGGGTCGACCGCACGTTCTCCACCTACCAGCCGGACAGCGTCGTCTCCCGGCTGAGCCGCGGCGAACTGACCGCCGACGAGTGCCCGGCCGAGGTGCGCGAGGTGCTCGGACTGGTGCGGGCAGCGTCGGCGGCCAGCGACGGCTACTTCTCCGAGGCGCCGCACGGATTCCTCGACCCCACCGGCATCGTCAAGGGCTGGGCCGTCGAGCGGGCCAGTGATCTGCTGGTCGCGGCCGGATCTACCAGCCACGTCGTGAACGGCGGCGGCGACGTCCAGGTGGTCGGCGAGGCCGCCGCCGGGCGTCCGTGGCGGGTCGGGGTCGCGCACCCGGTGCGTCCGCGCCAACTGGTCGCGGTGGTCAGCGCCCACGACGCCGCGGTCGCGACGTCGGGCACCGCCGAGCGCGGGCGGCACATCGTCGACCCGCTCCGGGGCGTGCCCGCCGACGGTCTGGCGAGCGTCACCGTGGTGGGTCCCCGGCTGGCCTGGGTCGACGCGGTGGCGACGGCGGCGTTCGCGATGGGGCTGGAGCGGGGCCTGGCTTGGGTGGAGCGCTTGCCCGACCTGGAGGCGCTCGCGGTCACCCCGAACGGTCGCACCCACCACACCAGTGGCTTCCTGCAGTGGGGCGCGCTCACCTAGCGTCTTGACCCGTCCGACGGGAGTGGGGGCGGACTTCGACCTTCGTCGGTATCGACGTGCCCGACCCCCGACCTAGCCTGACGCCATGACAGCCACCGACTGCGCCGACGTCGGCCACGCCTGGGGTCGCGGACGCGGCCCCGGACTACCGGTCGAAGCCACCATCGTCGTCGCGCTGACCCTCCTGGTCGGCGCGACGATCTACGGCCTCCCCACCGAGGCCCAGCAGCTACTCGTCCTCGACGTGCTCGTCGGCGTGCTCGGCTTGGCCTTGGTGCCGGTGCTGCTGCGCTGGCCGGTGCCGGCCGCGATCGCGCTGACCGTGCTGGCCGTGATCTCTCCGGCGGCGACGCCGACCGCGTCGGCCGCGGCGATGCACGTCGCTGAGTGCCGCCCGTTCCGGCTGGCCGCGTTGATCGGGACGGCGGGGGTCGCGGCGCAGGCGGTCCAGGGTGCGTGGCGCCCGCACGGGGGCCTCGGTTACCTGTGGTGGCTCGTGCTGATCACGGCCGCGTACGCCGCTCTGGTCGGCTGGGGAACGGTGGCGCGGATCCGCCGGGAGTTGGTGGCCTCGCTGCGCGAGCGGGCGCGGCGGGCCGAGGCCGACCAGGAGCGGCGGGTGGCGGAGGCCCGGCTGGCCGAGCGCACCCGGATCGCACGGGAGATGCACGACGTGCTCGCACACCGTCTCACGCTGCTGGCCACGTACGCCGGTGCGCTGGAGTACCGCCCGGATGCCGCACCGGAGAAGCTCTCGGCGGCGGCCGGGGTCGTCCGGGCCGGCGTCCACGAAGCCTTGGACGAACTGCGTCAGGTGATCACCGTGCTGCGCGACGACGATCCGGTCGGCGAGGTCGAGACCCGGCCGCAACCCGGCCTGCACGACCTCGACCGACTGGTCGACGAGTCCCGGGACGCCGGCACCCCGGTCGCCTTCGACAACCACCTCGGGGACGGCCGGCTGCCGGCGGCCACCGGCCGGACCGCCTACCGCATCGTCCAGGAAGGCCTGACGAACGCTCGGAAGCACGCGCCGGGAGCGCCGGTCACCGCCGTGCTCGACGGAG
Coding sequences:
- a CDS encoding sensor histidine kinase, giving the protein MTATDCADVGHAWGRGRGPGLPVEATIVVALTLLVGATIYGLPTEAQQLLVLDVLVGVLGLALVPVLLRWPVPAAIALTVLAVISPAATPTASAAAMHVAECRPFRLAALIGTAGVAAQAVQGAWRPHGGLGYLWWLVLITAAYAALVGWGTVARIRRELVASLRERARRAEADQERRVAEARLAERTRIAREMHDVLAHRLTLLATYAGALEYRPDAAPEKLSAAAGVVRAGVHEALDELRQVITVLRDDDPVGEVETRPQPGLHDLDRLVDESRDAGTPVAFDNHLGDGRLPAATGRTAYRIVQEGLTNARKHAPGAPVTAVLDGAPGEGLRIELRNPVPVRTPAAALPGAGQGLLGLTERVHLAGGELEHGSGPDGDFRLRVWLPWPVNSFRPTAADGVRPARIPEVEKSSA
- a CDS encoding FMN-binding protein, which produces GAPPDPTAPADAPAGDAPAADAGPAKTATGKLATNQYESLQVKVTVSGTKITKVEIAALNPKDKKSEQIATGALPKLQQATLDANSADVDTVSGATYTTKSYKESLQSALDEAGL
- a CDS encoding ferredoxin reductase family protein, whose product is MTATLNQYVPAHGVRAPAGRAPALRIGATPVLVGIGAGAVAVLGLWWTNTTTISGLGDYLTHAGRITGLLAGYGAIILLGLMARVPALERGIGTDRLTRWHAMGGRYTVSMLVAHGLLITWGYAVTARTSVVGQGISLLRDYPDVLYATIGAALFVAIGVVSARAARKRMSYEAWHLMHLGTYLAIALSFLHQFSTGADFAGHKPAQIAWSTLYGVVTVLLIWYRVLTPIRQAFRHRMRVEGVRMEGPDVVSVYLTGRHLDELKAEPGQFFRWRFLTSEGWWASNPYSLSAPVSDGRLRITVKEAGGHSAQLARLQPGTKVMASGPYGAFTGGVRRRRKVLLIGAGVGITPLRTLLETLPGRPGDITLIYRARHMSDLVLRTEIEEIAFDRGARVHYLVGTREQLGGDPLGAEQLEWLVPNLQHHDVYLCGPESLTAATREALREAGVSRRRIHHESFEF
- a CDS encoding FAD:protein FMN transferase, with the translated sequence MGTVFSLDVRGAGVPAHVLDAAIEWLHWVDRTFSTYQPDSVVSRLSRGELTADECPAEVREVLGLVRAASAASDGYFSEAPHGFLDPTGIVKGWAVERASDLLVAAGSTSHVVNGGGDVQVVGEAAAGRPWRVGVAHPVRPRQLVAVVSAHDAAVATSGTAERGRHIVDPLRGVPADGLASVTVVGPRLAWVDAVATAAFAMGLERGLAWVERLPDLEALAVTPNGRTHHTSGFLQWGALT
- a CDS encoding LacI family DNA-binding transcriptional regulator; translated protein: MSESRYHPLTPPTRQENTLVTMRQVAEHAGVSAKTVSRVVNKDRYVSDDVRRRVEEAIAELQYTPNMLARTFRFGRDPAIGVAVPDISDPFFAAVTHTVEQVARSRGVATFVTSLGTDGTLERAGVEALLGRQIAGLISTPVSADQSYLEPWKSRTALVFIDRPPRRLTADTVVEDDVGGAHAATTHLAGHGHRRIAYIGDEVQIATTRRRLEGYRAALGDAGIEPDEGLIRFAGAGGVAAGEDAAALLAGPNPPTAILSSNAKCSIAIVPALQRLDRTDVALVSFGDFPLASSLRPALTVVDQNPEALGRFAATRLFDRIDQPGRRLRRLTVLPVRLVERESCGTLHPAI